A single region of the Pseudomonadota bacterium genome encodes:
- a CDS encoding NYN domain-containing protein produces the protein MSDQEHTLAVFIDFENLALGFKNRKKNEKFEISTILARLVEKGKVIAKKAYADWSSYAKYKEELHSAAIELVEIPRRRMTGKNSADIRLCVDAMDMSYSKDHIDTFVIVSGDSDFSPLVAKLKENGKQVIGIGMRESTSSLLSDNCDEFIFYEDLEQASQMTPPRIAGDIPEEKRDAFELLFESITALMRENKEILWSSMIKQTMQRKRPSFNESTLGYRSFSEMLLDCAKRNYLQVSKDSKSGTLIVDGFGK, from the coding sequence ATGTCGGATCAGGAACATACGCTGGCGGTTTTCATAGACTTTGAAAATCTGGCCCTGGGTTTTAAAAACCGCAAAAAAAACGAGAAGTTTGAAATCTCTACCATTCTTGCCAGGCTAGTGGAAAAGGGCAAGGTCATCGCCAAAAAAGCCTATGCCGACTGGTCCAGCTACGCGAAATACAAGGAAGAGCTTCACAGCGCCGCCATTGAATTGGTTGAAATCCCCAGAAGACGCATGACCGGCAAGAACTCAGCCGACATCCGTCTTTGTGTCGATGCCATGGACATGTCCTATTCCAAAGATCACATCGATACCTTTGTCATCGTCTCCGGCGACAGCGATTTTTCCCCACTGGTTGCCAAGCTCAAAGAAAACGGCAAGCAGGTCATCGGCATCGGCATGCGCGAAAGCACCTCCAGCCTGTTAAGCGACAACTGTGACGAATTTATCTTTTATGAAGACCTGGAACAGGCCTCGCAGATGACCCCGCCCCGAATCGCCGGTGACATTCCGGAGGAAAAACGCGACGCCTTTGAGCTTCTTTTTGAATCGATCACCGCCCTGATGAGGGAAAACAAGGAAATTCTCTGGTCCTCAATGATCAAGCAGACCATGCAGCGTAAACGACCATCCTTTAACGAGTCAACCCTGGGTTACCGTTCTTTCAGCGAGATGCTGCTCGACTGCGCTAAACGTAATTATCTTCAGGTCAGCAAGGACAGCAAAAGCGGAACCTTGATTGTTGACGGTTTCGGGAAATAG